In the Flavisolibacter tropicus genome, one interval contains:
- a CDS encoding prolipoprotein diacylglyceryl transferase, translating into MKPVLFEWNGLAVHSYGLMIALGVILGAWYLEKQGQKEIGMTSNQVTQLIVLLFAAAFIGGKLFLLFERDHFKIGDFFSGSGFVFYGSFILAVPTMLWFFKKHRFPVFRTLDIMAVTTCIVHAFGRVGCFMAGCCYGKPTGTNWGVAFTDPASSAEPLHILLHPVQLYEASYILLVGVFLLVIRQYFRRFYGQLFLTYLLLYAIGRSVLETYRGDYVRGYVFGHVSNAQFTAICITVFTTVLFTWLYRSGRLVRIK; encoded by the coding sequence ATGAAACCAGTATTATTTGAATGGAACGGATTGGCGGTCCACTCGTATGGACTAATGATTGCCTTGGGGGTAATACTGGGTGCCTGGTATTTAGAAAAGCAGGGGCAAAAGGAAATAGGCATGACCTCTAACCAGGTAACGCAATTGATCGTTCTTTTGTTTGCAGCTGCCTTTATTGGCGGAAAGCTGTTTCTCCTCTTTGAGCGCGATCACTTCAAGATCGGCGATTTCTTTTCCGGTAGTGGATTTGTCTTTTATGGCTCCTTTATATTGGCTGTGCCGACCATGCTCTGGTTTTTTAAAAAGCACCGATTTCCTGTTTTTCGCACGCTGGATATAATGGCGGTTACTACCTGCATTGTTCACGCTTTCGGTCGGGTGGGTTGCTTTATGGCGGGTTGTTGTTATGGCAAACCAACTGGAACGAATTGGGGCGTTGCCTTTACAGATCCGGCCAGTAGTGCCGAGCCGTTACATATCTTATTACACCCGGTACAACTGTATGAAGCAAGTTATATATTACTGGTAGGCGTGTTTCTATTAGTGATTCGCCAATACTTTAGAAGGTTCTACGGACAATTGTTTTTGACATACCTGCTGCTGTATGCTATTGGAAGATCTGTTTTAGAGACCTATCGCGGTGACTATGTACGTGGGTATGTGTTTGGGCATGTTTCTAATGCCCAGTTTACGGCTATTTGTATCACCGTTTTTACGACGGTCTTATTTACATGGTTGTATCGATCTGGAAGGTTAGTTCGTATAAAGTAA